A section of the Flavobacterium ardleyense genome encodes:
- a CDS encoding DUF1972 domain-containing protein produces the protein MKIAILGTRGVPNYYGGFEQFAEFFSVYLVQQGHDVSVYNSHNHPYQEIDFHGVKIIHQNDPEHKMGTFGQFIYDYNCIMDSRKRNFDIILQLGYTSNSIWYFLLPKNSIIITNMDGLEWKRSKYSAKVRQFLKFAERLAAMSSDHLVSDSLGIQTFLQKQYKKESTYIAYGAHAFYNPNVEMLKDYNVEVGNYNMVMARFEPENNMDMVLEGVALNSEQDQTPILVIGNHDTKYGEYLKSKFKQYPFIRFVGGIYNLEHLNNLRNYSKLYFHGHSVGGTNPSLLEAMASNALIAAHNNDFNRGVLKDNAFYFKDAKEVQTLLNTAKRSEKLNWIKNNFEAIENDFNWDKINGQYLELFEKCLSESKKRNASK, from the coding sequence ATGAAGATAGCAATATTAGGCACAAGAGGTGTTCCTAACTACTACGGAGGTTTTGAGCAATTTGCCGAATTTTTCTCGGTTTATCTCGTGCAGCAAGGACATGATGTTTCTGTATATAATTCACACAATCATCCGTATCAAGAAATAGATTTTCACGGTGTCAAAATAATTCATCAAAATGATCCCGAACATAAAATGGGAACTTTTGGACAGTTTATCTATGATTACAACTGTATTATGGATTCTCGAAAACGAAATTTCGATATCATTTTACAGCTAGGTTATACTAGCAACTCTATTTGGTATTTTTTACTTCCTAAAAATTCAATTATCATCACCAATATGGATGGTTTGGAATGGAAGCGTTCTAAATATTCAGCCAAAGTGCGTCAATTTCTCAAATTTGCCGAAAGGCTTGCCGCGATGAGCAGTGATCATCTGGTATCAGATTCTTTGGGAATTCAAACATTTTTGCAAAAGCAATACAAAAAAGAGTCTACTTATATAGCTTACGGAGCACATGCTTTTTACAATCCAAACGTAGAAATGCTCAAGGATTACAATGTAGAAGTTGGAAATTATAATATGGTGATGGCACGTTTTGAGCCTGAAAATAATATGGATATGGTGCTTGAAGGTGTTGCTCTCAATAGTGAGCAAGATCAGACGCCAATTCTAGTCATTGGAAACCATGATACCAAATATGGCGAATATTTAAAGTCTAAATTTAAGCAATACCCTTTTATCAGATTTGTGGGTGGAATCTACAATTTAGAACATCTTAATAATCTTAGAAATTACTCAAAGCTCTATTTCCACGGACATTCGGTAGGAGGTACAAACCCTTCGTTACTTGAGGCAATGGCTTCAAATGCGCTGATTGCAGCTCACAACAATGATTTTAATAGAGGTGTACTCAAGGACAATGCATTTTACTTTAAGGATGCCAAAGAAGTTCAGACTTTACTGAATACTGCGAAGAGGTCGGAAAAACTTAATTGGATTAAGAATAATTTTGAAGCGATTGAAAACGATTTTAATTGGGATAAAATAAATGGACAATATCTTGAACTTTTTGAAAAATGTCTATCAGAATCTAAAAAAAGAAACGCTTCAAAATAA
- a CDS encoding glycosyltransferase family 4 protein, whose product MKNILFLHQSAELYGSDKTILMFICSLDKTKYKPIVVIPFEGPLTDELRKNDITVIIAPVLKLYRKMFTPAGILKFAQEYQDGMKALEDLHKKYNFSLVYSHTLAVLIGILFARKFNIKHLWHVQEILAKPKLINQTFKKLLSSEYNDVAIYDSKETMRFWIEGNDKLTAKSDFVWNGLDVSKYEEISTETIENIRTKFFKVSNEQTVIGLVGRINSWKGQQLLLEAFNKIATKYPEIKLVFIGSAPPNQEFFEEDLIARVAEFKLQERVVIIPFQTNINDFWASIDIASVPSTEPEPFGMVAIEAMLHAKPVVAANHGGLTEIVLPGETGFLFENNNADSLAEYLEKLIVDKDLQNRFGKAGKERVYSTFTLEKHTEKIEKIFEEILD is encoded by the coding sequence ATGAAAAACATACTATTCCTGCATCAGTCAGCTGAGTTATATGGTTCAGACAAAACCATTCTGATGTTTATATGCAGTTTGGATAAAACAAAATACAAACCAATTGTTGTAATACCTTTTGAAGGTCCGCTTACTGATGAACTTAGAAAAAATGACATTACAGTTATTATTGCTCCAGTTCTAAAACTTTACCGTAAAATGTTTACGCCTGCAGGGATTCTAAAGTTTGCTCAAGAGTATCAAGACGGAATGAAAGCGTTGGAAGATTTGCACAAGAAATACAATTTCAGTCTAGTCTATTCTCATACTTTGGCAGTTTTAATTGGAATCTTATTCGCAAGAAAATTCAATATAAAGCACTTGTGGCATGTTCAGGAGATTTTGGCTAAGCCAAAGTTAATTAACCAAACCTTCAAGAAACTTCTAAGTTCAGAGTATAATGATGTAGCCATTTACGATTCCAAAGAAACCATGCGTTTTTGGATAGAAGGCAACGATAAATTGACCGCAAAATCAGATTTTGTTTGGAATGGCCTTGATGTTTCAAAATACGAAGAAATTTCAACTGAAACAATTGAGAATATTCGAACTAAATTCTTCAAAGTTAGCAATGAGCAAACTGTTATTGGGCTCGTGGGCCGTATAAATAGTTGGAAAGGACAGCAGTTGTTATTGGAAGCTTTTAATAAAATAGCAACCAAATATCCTGAAATTAAATTAGTCTTTATTGGATCGGCACCGCCTAATCAAGAATTTTTTGAAGAGGATTTAATTGCCAGAGTGGCAGAATTTAAACTTCAAGAGCGCGTTGTAATAATTCCGTTCCAAACGAATATCAATGATTTTTGGGCTTCGATAGATATTGCTTCGGTGCCTTCTACCGAGCCAGAACCTTTCGGGATGGTGGCGATTGAAGCGATGTTGCATGCAAAGCCGGTTGTAGCTGCCAATCACGGCGGACTCACCGAAATTGTGCTTCCGGGAGAAACTGGATTTTTATTCGAAAATAATAATGCAGATTCTCTAGCAGAATATTTGGAGAAACTTATTGTTGATAAAGACTTGCAGAATCGTTTTGGAAAAGCAGGAAAAGAGCGTGTATATTCTACATTTACATTGGAGAAACACACAGAAAAGATTGAAAAAATCTTTGAAGAAATTTTAGATTAA
- a CDS encoding acyltransferase produces MLKKTLQKILHKKGKTYEIDSNIPDGLILYTFQTRLFMLLRGILFLRKKVFLGADVKIRNKSNFAFGSNVTIEAHTILDGYASNKIILGDNAKIGMYSKLLSTSHLATYGKGMTMGNNSAVGDFCHFGAPGGITIGNDVIMGSFVSFHSENHNFRDTSKLIREQGVNSKGIILGNNIWVGARVTFLDGCQIGDNCVVAAGAVVNGIFPANSVIGGVPAKVIKAIV; encoded by the coding sequence ATGCTCAAGAAGACGCTGCAAAAGATCTTGCATAAGAAAGGTAAAACCTACGAAATAGATTCAAATATTCCGGATGGTTTAATATTATATACCTTTCAAACAAGACTATTTATGCTGCTCCGCGGAATTTTATTTCTGCGTAAAAAAGTCTTTCTTGGTGCTGATGTCAAAATTCGAAATAAATCAAATTTTGCTTTCGGGTCGAACGTGACAATCGAAGCGCACACGATTTTGGATGGGTATGCATCAAATAAAATCATACTTGGAGACAATGCAAAAATCGGAATGTATTCCAAACTTTTATCAACATCGCATCTTGCCACTTATGGTAAGGGCATGACTATGGGAAACAACTCAGCGGTTGGCGATTTTTGCCATTTTGGTGCTCCAGGCGGAATTACGATTGGCAACGACGTGATCATGGGCTCGTTTGTTAGTTTCCATTCTGAGAATCATAATTTTCGAGATACTTCGAAGCTAATTCGGGAGCAAGGGGTCAATTCTAAAGGAATTATCCTTGGCAATAATATTTGGGTAGGAGCGAGGGTCACTTTTCTAGATGGGTGCCAAATTGGAGATAATTGTGTGGTTGCTGCTGGAGCCGTGGTCAACGGAATATTTCCTGCAAATTCAGTAATTGGTGGCGTTCCCGCAAAAGTGATAAAGGCAATAGTATAA
- a CDS encoding oligosaccharide flippase family protein, which produces MIKAKLRNLYRNKKLSDLSVYGFGQAFNLVTPILVVPYIIAICGIENYGKIGVALSLAFFLIVFIDYGSEIISVREISLQRDNKVTVSEIFSTTQLAKTIMLFIIIGFCSILFFTIPYFKDEFLLYIFTLSILVGQVLNPVWFLQGVENYKLITVVNVASKLLYLSFIFFFIREEGDYVFVNLYWGLGAIIANVGMLIYLNIHYKFKILSKNFVSARKYIVQNFQIFTSQLFTSLQMYLPIMLIGWLGSNVMAGQYKVIEQIVGIFRTYILLSFNFLYPKICYGMQESYKRTVKYWAVSNGINAVFIFVCLIVIATYKVEIINYFTKADMLKLTALLLLALLIPAIQALQVPLKQLLLAMNHNKVYVRISFVQTLLILLLVVVSLVYYELFAVIWAIIISELIISFAYLFFVLRYKER; this is translated from the coding sequence ATGATAAAAGCAAAACTCCGAAATCTATACCGAAACAAAAAGCTTAGCGATTTGTCTGTGTACGGATTTGGGCAAGCTTTTAATCTCGTAACTCCAATTCTAGTCGTTCCCTATATTATTGCTATTTGTGGAATAGAAAATTACGGAAAGATTGGCGTGGCGCTGTCCTTAGCATTCTTTCTGATTGTTTTTATCGATTATGGAAGTGAAATTATCTCTGTGCGAGAAATTTCGCTGCAGCGGGATAATAAAGTTACAGTTTCCGAAATATTTTCGACCACTCAGCTGGCAAAAACTATTATGCTTTTTATAATAATAGGATTTTGTAGCATCTTATTTTTCACAATTCCCTACTTCAAAGATGAGTTTTTACTTTACATATTTACGTTAAGCATACTAGTTGGTCAGGTGCTCAATCCAGTCTGGTTTTTGCAAGGTGTGGAAAACTATAAGCTAATTACAGTTGTCAATGTAGCTTCAAAACTGCTCTATCTCAGCTTTATCTTTTTCTTTATTCGTGAAGAAGGAGATTATGTTTTTGTCAATTTGTATTGGGGATTAGGAGCTATTATAGCAAATGTTGGAATGCTTATTTATTTGAATATTCATTATAAATTTAAAATATTAAGCAAAAATTTCGTTTCTGCTCGAAAGTATATTGTGCAAAATTTCCAAATTTTCACCTCTCAACTTTTCACTTCCTTGCAAATGTATCTGCCAATAATGCTCATCGGCTGGTTGGGAAGTAATGTGATGGCGGGACAGTACAAAGTGATTGAGCAAATTGTGGGGATTTTCAGAACATATATCCTGTTATCCTTCAACTTCTTGTACCCGAAAATTTGCTATGGTATGCAGGAAAGTTATAAACGAACAGTCAAATATTGGGCAGTCTCAAACGGAATCAATGCGGTATTTATATTTGTCTGTCTAATTGTGATTGCAACTTATAAGGTCGAAATTATTAATTATTTTACAAAAGCCGACATGTTGAAACTTACGGCTCTATTGCTGTTAGCACTTCTAATTCCTGCTATTCAGGCACTTCAAGTTCCTCTTAAACAGCTTTTGTTGGCCATGAATCATAACAAAGTTTATGTGCGAATTTCATTTGTACAGACCTTGCTGATTTTGTTATTAGTGGTCGTTTCACTCGTCTATTATGAATTATTTGCCGTTATTTGGGCTATAATTATTTCTGAATTAATAATTAGCTTTGCATACTTATTTTTTGTGCTTCGGTACAAAGAACGATAG
- a CDS encoding glycosyltransferase family 39 protein: MNRIINTVKENGYLILILLVAAFLRLYRLDFQSLWVDEIFTLNMSDPSMPSAQFYFEMELREGFPYLYFYLLKGFYFFLGYSEWTARFFSALSGIASVYAIYLLGKELFYKNIGLIAAVLLCVNEYNIFISQDARPYGFYLFAIILSFWALIRFVKFPSLKTALYYGLFTGFALNTNFFTFVNILSQVIIILFFIATQAKEERIKILKFSIISGILALLLFAPNYKMLVKLLNFKSFWVPAPGPTSVTDLITNFLGDFEFTKFIFLILFIYYIFKVFNYEKSTDIKKIHEDKLQLSFVVLFGWTFVFFVFIVVKSYMDISLMLARYFVSATAAITMILAIAIGSIRNTIARKFVLTAVVILSLINLFVVKEYYSKVSKSQFREISAEIVEKNTNSDIVVSSWGWLFNFYLKESTGRNTIESPLNEYVKDMASGKVSNNSFWYADANERNYLLPLELENYLNEHFILKETIEKYDTWAKHYVSKNGDSPFLNMNLFQDAQFDGSGAMIFVSNSTYTYPKMTLAKGNYSIIMRGKSLPAEPINNENAHFNIIINGEVVGSGFLDNKENNSGLVVNYTSEVNQMIVLKIEYDNDVNINGNDRNAIVNSVQINKQK; the protein is encoded by the coding sequence ATGAACAGAATTATTAATACGGTAAAAGAAAATGGGTATTTAATACTGATTTTACTCGTAGCAGCATTTCTTAGACTTTACCGTCTTGATTTTCAAAGTCTTTGGGTAGACGAGATTTTTACTCTCAATATGTCTGATCCAAGCATGCCGTCTGCACAATTTTACTTTGAAATGGAGTTGAGAGAAGGATTTCCATATTTGTATTTCTATCTATTAAAAGGATTTTATTTCTTTTTAGGCTATTCTGAATGGACTGCGCGGTTTTTCTCGGCATTGTCAGGAATAGCCTCAGTTTATGCAATCTATTTGCTAGGAAAAGAACTGTTTTATAAAAATATAGGACTTATTGCTGCAGTACTTTTGTGTGTAAATGAATATAATATCTTTATATCACAAGATGCAAGACCTTATGGATTTTACCTTTTTGCAATAATACTCTCCTTCTGGGCATTGATTCGTTTTGTAAAATTTCCAAGTCTCAAAACAGCTTTATATTACGGACTTTTTACAGGATTTGCATTAAATACAAACTTTTTCACTTTTGTAAATATTCTTTCGCAAGTCATTATTATTCTGTTTTTCATTGCAACACAAGCAAAGGAAGAGCGTATAAAGATTTTGAAATTCTCAATTATTTCAGGAATTTTAGCACTTTTACTATTTGCACCAAATTACAAAATGCTTGTGAAGTTACTGAACTTCAAATCATTTTGGGTGCCGGCTCCAGGCCCAACATCGGTAACTGATTTGATAACAAATTTCTTAGGTGATTTTGAATTTACAAAGTTCATTTTTCTTATTTTATTCATTTACTACATCTTTAAAGTCTTTAATTACGAGAAATCTACAGACATCAAGAAAATACATGAGGACAAGCTCCAATTGAGTTTTGTAGTATTATTTGGATGGACTTTTGTGTTTTTTGTATTCATCGTAGTCAAAAGTTATATGGACATCAGTTTGATGCTTGCACGTTACTTCGTGAGTGCTACAGCAGCAATAACTATGATATTAGCAATCGCTATCGGTTCAATAAGAAATACGATTGCGCGAAAATTTGTGCTAACGGCAGTTGTTATTTTGTCATTGATTAATTTATTTGTGGTCAAGGAATATTATAGCAAAGTTTCCAAGTCACAATTTAGAGAGATATCTGCCGAGATTGTGGAGAAGAACACTAATAGTGACATAGTGGTGTCTTCTTGGGGTTGGCTCTTTAATTTCTATCTAAAAGAAAGCACCGGGAGGAATACTATTGAAAGTCCCCTAAATGAGTACGTAAAAGATATGGCTTCAGGAAAAGTTAGTAATAATTCTTTTTGGTATGCAGATGCAAATGAACGTAATTACCTCTTGCCGTTAGAATTAGAGAACTATCTTAACGAACACTTTATTCTGAAAGAGACGATTGAGAAATATGACACATGGGCAAAGCATTATGTTTCTAAAAACGGAGACTCTCCATTTTTAAATATGAACCTGTTTCAAGATGCTCAATTTGATGGTAGTGGTGCAATGATATTTGTAAGCAATTCAACTTATACCTATCCGAAAATGACACTTGCAAAAGGCAATTATTCCATAATTATGCGCGGTAAAAGTTTGCCTGCTGAACCCATCAATAATGAAAATGCTCACTTTAATATTATTATAAATGGAGAAGTAGTGGGAAGTGGATTTTTAGATAATAAAGAAAATAATTCGGGATTAGTTGTAAATTACACTTCAGAAGTTAATCAGATGATTGTGTTGAAGATTGAGTATGATAATGATGTCAATATTAATGGAAATGACAGGAATGCAATTGTTAACTCAGTTCAAATAAATAAGCAGAAATAG
- the rffA gene encoding dTDP-4-amino-4,6-dideoxygalactose transaminase encodes MIPFNKPFLTGKETFYIEDAVKSGKISGNGKYTQLCQKFFEERYHFKKCLLTTSCTDALEMAAILLNIKEDDEVIMPSYTFVSTANAFVLRGAKIIFADSRADHPNIDETRIEALITDKTKAIVVVHYAGVACEMDTIMDIAKRHNLFVVEDAAQAIDNFYIGKNGSQPLGSIGHLSAFSFHETKNIISGEGGMLAINDPQFCDRAEILWEKGTNRSAFFKGEVDKYGWVDVGSSFLPSEIIAAFLWAQLENLDKIQDQRKMHWNNYKEKLADWAKSNNILLPFVPEYSTNNAHMFYLICESEDQRSAIIGKLKAENIMAVFHYISLHESAFYKDKHDGRFLENTQKFTDRLLRLPLYYELDTEVVVNQFLQFESAKAN; translated from the coding sequence ATGATACCATTTAACAAACCGTTTTTAACTGGAAAAGAGACTTTTTACATTGAAGATGCTGTAAAATCTGGAAAGATTTCGGGCAATGGCAAGTATACTCAGTTATGTCAGAAGTTTTTTGAAGAGCGCTATCATTTCAAGAAATGTTTGCTTACCACTTCGTGCACAGATGCGCTAGAAATGGCTGCAATATTGTTGAATATCAAAGAAGATGATGAGGTAATTATGCCATCTTATACCTTTGTTTCGACAGCAAATGCTTTTGTTTTAAGAGGCGCGAAGATCATTTTTGCAGATAGTAGAGCAGACCATCCTAATATTGATGAAACTCGTATTGAAGCGCTGATTACAGATAAAACCAAAGCGATTGTAGTTGTACATTATGCAGGTGTTGCTTGCGAAATGGACACAATTATGGATATTGCAAAACGTCATAATCTTTTTGTTGTTGAAGATGCTGCACAAGCGATCGACAATTTTTATATTGGTAAGAATGGTTCGCAGCCTTTGGGATCTATCGGACATTTGTCTGCATTTTCTTTTCACGAAACCAAAAACATTATTTCGGGCGAAGGCGGAATGCTTGCCATAAACGACCCACAATTTTGCGATAGAGCCGAAATTCTTTGGGAAAAAGGAACAAATAGATCTGCTTTCTTTAAAGGTGAAGTTGACAAATATGGTTGGGTAGATGTGGGAAGTTCGTTCCTGCCATCCGAAATTATTGCAGCTTTTTTATGGGCACAACTTGAAAATCTTGATAAAATTCAAGATCAGAGAAAAATGCATTGGAATAATTATAAAGAGAAGCTTGCAGATTGGGCAAAATCCAACAATATCTTGTTGCCTTTTGTGCCCGAGTATAGCACGAATAACGCACACATGTTTTATCTTATATGTGAGAGTGAAGATCAACGATCTGCGATCATCGGAAAGCTAAAAGCTGAGAATATCATGGCGGTTTTTCATTATATCAGTCTTCACGAAAGTGCATTTTACAAAGACAAACACGATGGTAGATTTTTAGAAAACACTCAAAAGTTTACTGATAGGTTGTTGAGATTGCCTTTGTATTATGAGTTGGATACCGAGGTTGTTGTCAATCAATTTCTTCAATTTGAATCAGCAAAAGCAAATTAA